GAATGTACTGTGTTctgtcaacaacaaaagcacGGTTAATATAAAAAGCAATGAAATGGACCGTTACAATACAAaggtagaaaaataaaaaaagataaaactttAAAAGTAGTAAAACATAATTCAACAAAGAAATATTAGAAACTTTAAGAAAGGCATCCCTGAGACACAGATGGGCACACAGATGGGCACACAGAAGCGGATTTTTCTCATTGTTGAACAGAGGTTTTGTCTACACCTATAGAGTAAAGACAGTTGGGAATACAAACGTAGTAGTGTCAATTTTCAGTTTACATGTGTAGTCCACAAACGCCCATGCACAGTTTCCCGACTATATATTCCGAGGTGAGGGATGGCTGGCTGGGGGTAGTGATCCTCTAGCTGTTATGAATTGGTGGTTAATCTTATGAACCCAGTATAACAAGAGACTTGAAACAAGGTTTCTCAAGCTAAATGTTAAAGActagagaaaaagaaacatctCAGTGAGACTGACATCCCAGTCAAGCCAGGACACTTAGGACCAGGCTCTTCatgagccaggacacttgggaccaggctaTTGGGACAACAGACAACAGACTTCCTAATTGAGCCAGAACACTTGGGAACTGGCATTTGGGACCACATACGAAAGCCTTAAATGTGTCAGCCTACTGGAGTACACACTTTTTGTGAGCCAAGATCCTTGATTAGGATTTGCGCATTTAATTTGGGATAAAAATGGTAACCACAGGCATAGAATTAAAATAAAGAGTAAGTAAGGGCCACCGATACAGGACCAGGGTAAAACCCGAGACCCtctacaaaataaaacaaacaaacaaaaacctgGTCAAATTGTAATTGGttctatcttttaaaaaaaaaaagaaaagcctaTTGGAAATGGGCACAAGAAAATGGGAACTGTATCCCACAAAGAACAATTGGCTGAAatcaaagaacaacaaaaaagggacaagaaaaaaaaacaaaagaaatcccCTATGACAAATGAAACCTCTGTAATTGAGTCAGGACGCGTAGGACCCCAAGGTTCTTAGAAACTTTTACCCAGATGACAGACTTGCAACAGACTTCTCCATCGGACCATGATGCTTGGGACCAGGTTCTTGAGAAGTTCAACTCAGACAACAGACTTCTCAATggagccaggacacttgggaccaaGTTCTTGAGAAGTTCAACCTCGACAACAGAGTTccaaatgtaaaatgtaaaaagccGTGGGAAGTGAATAAGAATAGACCCTTGTCCTATTTTCGGTAATGAACTACAACTAGCTTAGTGCCAAGACTTAAGTGGATAATCCTCGACAAATTATCATGCAATTTAAGGCACCATTAGTAAGTTGTTTGGCCTGCTATTTGACATCTCAGGGAAGTATTCTACCCATGAATGACAACAGTTGTCCCACAGAGGGACATGCTCGTGTACTTTTCAGGTGTCTTTCAAGGGCAATTTTTCCATATGGCAGTAAAAGCCAGTCAAATACTTTAGAAGGTAAGGATACCTATTGTATAATCaacaataaacaacatttgGCACAAGAAAACACAATTAGGACATCACACACTTTACTTCTGGCGTCAGTTGAAGGCCCATGTTCATCCTAGATTTAATGTGGtagtttgttccttttttttagtAAATCAACTgttaaattgaaaacaatttcaacTATTCAAGAATAAGTTATATCATCCTGAAATCATTCGCCCTATGACTGCATAGTAttctaaaattacaaacaaatGGATACAGTGTCTTggaggaaaaaaaagcaaagtacAACTGAAGTTTAACACAAGAAATATATGTCAATTGCAGTGCCTCCACGAAACTCGGCACAGGTTAGCCTTGCACACAGATGTCGTAAGGGCTGGTTCACTTGCTTCTCACCCACTAATGAATGCTCGTGCGAAAAACCAATGAACATCAACTTGTTGCATCATACAGCGCTAATCACCAGCTGCAAAACACATGGATAGGCAAAGTGACTCAATCTGaacttttttggtttattttgtttttaaatgttaaCGACAATGTCATGGTAAAAGTcccattaaaacaaaaaaaaatggtccgTTGACTGGTCCATTTTGGTGAACGGGAGTGGCTGCACCAACAGATGAGATGTTCATGGGAGAGAAACTCGTGACAAAACCCTAAAGCACGTCTTCGTGGGAGGGAGGCTAGGCGTAGGTGCACCGCAATTCTAGTTTGTGATGCGCCACCTAATTTATCAAGCAGCATATCATTTTAggaaattaaagattaaagagtGGTTATTTTCATTGCCAGATGAAATGGAGGACCGAGAAGAGGAGACAGCGCAAGTGgcacaaaagagaaaaagaacaagaaaagatAAAAGGATGACTGCtttgcgtgaaaaaaaaaaaaaaaaatttcttcttttcaGATATCTTCTACTGCTCTACAATCTCCAACATTTCCCAaggtttttgaaatattttagcaCATTTAATTCCATTTTTATCTGTCAAATACACAATATCAAATAGTCCCCTTTTTGTAGACACTATTAACTCTACTCATACATCTTGAGTAAtagaaataagaataaaaatagtATATCTTATAGTGTTGCTTTCACATGTTAAGAAACTCCCCAGCAATCATCCCAGTTTTACTTCTTGTTTTAACTATAACTTAGATTATTGCCCAGATAAGGATTATTAAACTATTGTACTGTCGGGGAAAGCCAGTGATCGTAGAGAGACTGATTGAGAAGACCGGCTCACCCTCCAAATGAAGGAAACAACATTCATACCTTGCAAGGCTCCATAAACAGGCAGTGGTTTATTGGTAAAGGCCAGCAAAGTCGAGGGAAACCTTAACATAACTATAGAGTAGCTTCCAATCTCTAATGCaggaaaaattgtaaaaaatgtGATTCcggttaaagtttttttttcacagtcACTTGAATCATGAAAATGATGGTTGAGCAATTTGAATTCTATTTTTATCTGCATCCTCCACATTCGATGAAATAGGGAGATAGTTTTACACCTCTAGTGTTGAATAATGATGATAAAGGTTAATGTCAGTATTACTAACTGAGGAGGAAAAAGACTCCTCTTCTCTATACTGAACATtgcaaacacacaaaaaaagacatCATCATGTGCTTGGTTAAATAAGTAAAGAATAGCATATGACTACAAGGTTAAACATAACTGGGGTGTTGCATTTAATATCCCCCCCATTGAGCACTTACCTTTTCTTCTTAATATTGCTTATAGAAATAATTATGACTATTAACTTTGATATAGCAAAGAACAACCTGCTTAAGAGTTAAAAATTTGAATCACTTCACAATGTTTTCTGATTATTCCCCAGCAGAATGGTGCGACCCATGCAAAAATCATGGGAATTATCCCAGACGACCCCAGAAATCTTATCTACACTCAATCCTTTCGTTGCCATTCCCCTTACAAGTGAAAAACGTATCACATTATTTCCCTTCCCTGATATTTTGAAGCCAGTgcctggttttttttttcagaggatATTCTTgtcacaaattattttttgggggattTACCCTCCCCCAGCAAATACCTTTCTAACGGTCTAATACCTCAGAGTTTTTGAACGAGTCTCtacgaacacaaaaaatcaaGTTTCGCTTTTTGCCCTATGTTTTCGAGAAAAGTAAAGTCTCGTTTTTGGGCTCTCGCTTTAGGCCCCGTTTCTCGTTTCTGAAACAAGTCATCAAGACAGGTGGGAACGAGTCTTGATTGCATGTTTTTGATTGGACTGGCGAATACATAATCTAGAGGCCTTAACATCAAGACGATTTTTATCagcaaaataaaccaaaaaaggcAGTTTCTTTTGGGGAAATATATGACTTAATAACATTTTAAGTTACATGTACAAGAGAGGTACATGCAGATTAGCAGTTTTAAGCTTACGTCTTAAGTCAGAACTTATCCGTTACTGCTTTTGATTAATTTCCAGAAGAAAAGCTGTTACTAATGCAGCACCAGAAAAGTGGCCTGGTAATAATCTCCGTGTCTTCAAAAATGATCCTGCTGCTACTAAGAGCTTGAAACCTTGGTTACCACAGTGGAAGAGACGTGCAGTTTCAAACCGGCAGGTTTTAACAGGGAAGGAATCCATCAGCATATCCTGGATGTTCTGAATGAAAGACGTCGTAGAATTAGCAAGGGACATGACTACACAAaggttattttcattttatttgacTCAGTGTAAAgacacatacatgtacacaacGAATCAACATCCAGGGCTGAATGACAGTAATCATGTAAACGGATTTAACATTTTAAGAAACAATTTAAATTTCGGATTGAACCAAACACAAACTCCTGTATTTTAATGTTCTGTGATATCGATGTGCATTTACCCTTGGCTAGAACACCTGGCCTATATTCAAGTATATGTCACAACCACTGCACTAGGGTTTAGATAAAATGACAATCCAAAGGCTGGGTTTCACGATCATCTGAGCCTTTTAAAACCAACACTAAAGTTGTGGCGGTGTCCAGCACTTTTCTTGACATCTTAAATAAAGACATGGTGGCAGTTGAAATATACCTCAACTGACTGTACTCAAGCACTGGATAATGCATAATATATAGATTcagccacggctaaaagcgaagctcccatggataaatttataacttaaatcaaacaataactttgtattccacaaatcagttaacttaagggcacattcatgtgactgtTGAGGGAAAAGcgaagtgattttggagtgaaacaaatcttgtatcgagttgatatagccttatatgtacacacaaaaaatagtctttggtcaaatttaacagcaacaatggctcttgatcacagaagataaggcgtggaaaatgAATCAGGCCGATTTTTTTGCGTttgacaagtttacaaattattgccaataaatctgggtgcgtgcaaaccaatcttttattttttttatacaccacatctgaggagaaagagtactatgaggcattgtttttattatacagacctcgtacaaaatgcagtatttcacaatttttcaagacaaattgcattcattcaatattcaggaccatcgaagcacacATGGACTTtcaattagcgaaaccgttcaaaaaaattccaaaataacCTATATGGCCAGCTGGTTCTAACTTTAAACAAgtgccaaatttgcgaagaaattttaaaagagttacgcttcaacatgataaggaatttattgagtctatttttttattaatggctTTATAAcaatgtgtaatcttaaaaagtgTTTCATATACGCTCGAcattttgagtattcctgcgaGCAATGTTTATGAAcagctgaaaacaaacggcaaagcgatgaaaattacacttttgagactaccaacaatcaataaagaaatataattcggtagaacatttacagagacaacaattttcattcacgaaaacaaatgagtatttaagtgtctctaagaatccttaAGTCTTTACTAGCAAGCTTAAAGCtgttaaagattaagtttatgttttaagctgCTGTTTTCCaggtgtttgctgttttcaaagacgaactcacaacaacaaaatagctcaaagctttctttctgtagccaaaattataactaaatattcttcagaaagtcttttctttctatttacggtgaattaatattgACTAAAGGCGTTTTAAAGTTcggtaagcttaagcttatatcaaacctcgtactaggtcagatcagtgtctcagtcaaattttaatacaaacgtgcataaactacacAGGAACAGGCATAGTCAAATAACCAATTGTAATTTCAGTAATGATTTTATGTGCTTGAGGAATCATTACCTTGGTTTGCCCAGGCTTCACCAAGTCATCATATCATTTTGTCGGACCCGAAATGGGGTTCCTGTGGTGCGTGTGTGACGTAAGCCGAACCGGTCAGGACCGGTTTTGGCACTAGAACACGAGGAGAAAGAGAGCGAGCGATCTTGTGAGTACGAGCGAGTTTATCAAACGAGAAACgaataaattttgttgaaatcatCGCAACAAAAGGTGGCGACCCTGCCAGGACACCTGTGATTCGAGAAAGTAACAGCGAGCGGCGAGAAGTGAGCGACGAGAGgaatttttacatgtaaacacaGCGAAGAAACACCGAAGTCAACAACATGAGCGCCGAAGGCGAAATCAAAACAATGCAGGAGAAGATTCAAGGTAAACTGAAAATGCTTGAATTTACAGCGGGAGATACAGCGAAAGTAATCGAGACCGGAGACCTGAAGACAATTGAGAGGCATGGAAGCGCATTGGAGCACGTTATTGACAAAACACATCAGCTCAAATTGGAAGTTCAGGAGTTGCGTATTGAAAGTGGGAATGACCCTGTAGAGGTCAGACTTTGGACCGAAACTGTAGAAAGCCAAATCAGTAAATTTGAGGGAATTCTTAAAGAAGTGGAATATGTAGCTGCCAGTATTAGATCAATCGAAGAGGAAAAACGCGAGGaagagaaacggaaacggaatttGGAGGAAAAGATCCAGCTTGAAAAGGCTAAACACGAAGCGCAAGCGAGTCTTGAGAAAACGGCGAAGGCATCCACGGAGGAATCTGGGAATTTGAGCAATGTCGGAGCGAAATTGCCAAAACTGGAGATAACTAAATTTCAAGGGACTTTCCTGGATTGGATGAGGTTTTGGAATCAATTCGAAACTGAAATCGACAAGGCTAAACTAACTCAAGTTGCTAAGTTTTCTTACCTGAAGGAGTTACTAGTACCCAGTGTCCGCGCGTCCATTGACGGACTCCCTTTCACGACGGAGGGTTACGAAAGGGCCAAAGCTATATTGAAAACCAAGTATGGTAAACCCAGTGAGGTAGCAAACGCACATATGCAATGCATAATTGGATTATCCACAGTTCATGGTGGACACCCAGCAAAAATCCATGATTTCTACGAGAAGCTAACAAGTCACACACAAGTGCTAGAGACCATGGGCAAGGTTAACGAAATAGGAGGGTTTGTGCGTGCGACGCTTGATAAATTACCTGGAATCAGAGCGGATCTGGTACGTCTAGACGATAACTGGCAAGAGTGGGGATTTGCAGAGCTAATCGAATCCCTGAGGAAGTGGTGTGACCGTAACCCTATTGTCAGCGAAAACCTTAAACCTGAACCGCCAAAGCCTGACCTGCGAAGTCGTTATCCTCCGAACCGTGACCCGCGAAATCGCTTCCAAGCAAGGAAAAATCCTGCTTACCAGACCAAAGATGAGAGTGCGAAGGTGGGGCGTAACTGCATCTATTGTAATGGCGAGGATCACAGCTCCACCCAGTGCAAGAAAGTCCCTGGCTTGCACCAGCGCAGGCAGATCTTGAGTGACAAGAAACTATGCTTCAACTGTACAGGAACAAGACATCAAGCACGGGAGTGCCACAGCAAGTACACTTGTCAACATTGCGGTGGCAGACATCACACGTCTATTTGTGACAGGCTGCCTAGCAACAGTCAAATGATGTTGGCAACTGGTGAGGGTTCTGTTATTTATCCGGTGGTAGTGGTGTTCGTCGATGGGATCAAATGCAGAGCATTACTAGACACAGGTGCGGGTAGTACTTATGCGTCAGCGGCTCTGATTGAACGGCTTAACAAGCGACCAACTCATATCGAACATAGACAGATTGACATGATGCTTTGCTCAACAGTTCAAAAGGTACAAGGGTATTCAGTAACGGTTAAAAGTGTTGATGGGAAGTTTGAGATGATGACGAAGATCAATAAGGTGGACAAGGGTGTTCTACTCACAGTCCCAAATCCGAATTATGGAGAACTGATCAGCAAGTATCGTCACCTGCAGGGAGTGGTCATGGATGACGATGACAAGAAGAGTGAGTTACCCATTCATGTAATACTCGGCGCCAGCGAGTACTCAAGGATCAAAACTGAGACGAAACCTAGAATTGGTCAGCCGTCTGAGCCCATTGCTGAGTTCACTATGCTGGGGTGGACGATGATGTCCACAGGGAGAGAAGccgcgctatccaacgtttatTTGACGAAAACATCGGCAGCAGACTACGAACAACTCTGCTCTTTAGATGTTTTAGGACTCGCAGATAGACCAGAAGCAGACCAGCAAAACGTGTTTGCCGAATTCTCTGAGCAACTGAACCGAAGTGATGAAGGTTGGTACGAATCGGGTTTGCTATGGAAGCCGGGTCACGATCACCTGCAATCGAACGAACGCGGAAGTATCAGGAGACTACAAGGTCTAGTGAGGAAGTTGCAGAGAGAGCCTGGTCTGATAGACAAGTACGATGAGATCATCCAAGAGCAACTCACTGAAGGGATAGTTGAGAGAGTTGTAGACGAGCCAAACGAGAGAGTATTTTACATCCCTCACAAACCTGTGAAAAAGGAAACTGCCGTGACCACAAAACTCAAAATTGTATTTGACGCATCGGCTAAGCCAAGTGAAGATAGTCCGTCGTTAAACGAGTGCTTAGAAACGGGGCCTCCCTTGCAGAATCTGTTGTGGAACGTTCTTGTGCGAAATCGCCTAAAGCCAGTAGCCTTAGCAGCTGACATCAAACAAGCCTTCTTACAAGTACGCATAAGACCTGAAGACCGGGATGCACTACGTTTCCACTGGCTCAAGAACAAGGACCCTTCAGTTATTGAAGCCTTGAGATTCACGCGAGTGCTCTTCGGGTTGGTCCAGTCGCCATTCTTGTTGGCGGGGACACTAAAGTTGCACTTGCAAAGCCTAAGAGAGAAATACCCAGTGGAGGTAGACGAGATCTTGAGGAGTCTATACGTTGATGACGTCATCACGGGGGGCAACACCAAAGAAGAGGTTCAGGACCTGAAGAAGACGATCATATCAGTGTTTGGGGATGCTAAGTTTACCATGCACAAGTGGAACTCCAACGAGCCTCAGCTAGAGAGTGAGAATGTTGTTCCGGTGCACGAGCCTCAGCTAGACGGCGAGAATGGGGTGCCTGTTGATGAACAGCAGAGTTACGCAAAGCAACAGTTGGGAGTTAAGGAAGGTGAATCCAAGATATTAGGTTTGCCGTGGAACAAGAGAGAGGACACAATTGCAGTGACTTTCCCTGAGGAACCTGTTGATAACACTAAGAGAGGAATGCTACGATTCTTAGCTGCGGTGTACGACCCGCTTGGTGTAGCGTCGCCCACAACATTAGTGGGAAAGCTTCTATACCGCGAAGTATGCGACAGTCGACTACCGTGGGATGAGAAACTGTCAGACAGAATTGGACAAGAGTGGCTGAAGTTTGTGAGGAGCCTCCCCAACAAGGTTGAAGTACTGCGGAACATACCAAGGTTCAAGGAGCCGATCGAAGGAGTCCAGTTGCATGTATTCGGTGACACAAGTGGAGTTGGTACATCAGCGGCCGTCTATGCAGTGATTACACAAGCCTCCGGGGTGAGCAAGGGCTTAATAGCAGCAAAGTCAAGATTAGCAAAGAAGAATCTTACAATTCCAAGATTGGAACTTGTGTCCGCTCACATGGCCGCTAACCTTGTGGAGAACGTGAGAGTCGTACTTGAAGGATATCCAATCAAGTCAGTCCATGGGTGGAGTGACAGTACTGTCGCACTCCACTGGATCAAGGGGGGAGGTACTTACAAACAGTTTGTGGCCAACAGAGTCCGCAAGATCAACGACAAAGATTACATTGAATGGAGACATGTCGACTCCAAACACAACCCAGCCGACATAGGAAGCAGAGGCTGCAAGGCAGATCAGCTGTGTAATGTGTGGTTGCCGGGACCACAATGGTTGTCCAAGCCAGAGGAGTGGCCGGGAGACGTAGTGACAGAGCCTAACAAAGAAACGGAAGCAGAAGCTAAGCTTACTAAGGAGGTGTTTGCAGTGGCAGTGGAGGCGAGGGACGACTTCGATGAAGTGCTGGAAAGGCATACCTTCTGGCGAACGATCAGAATCAGTGCATGGGTCATGAGATTCCTTCAAAATTGCCGGAGCAAGAAGTGGAACCGAGTAAGCGGACCCTTGACAACAGCTGAGACGGAGATACAGGTCAAGTGGTGGATAAGGCGGGAGCAGCAGAGACACAGTGTAACAGACAAGTTTCTGGAAGACCAAGAAAGGCTCAACCTTCAGAAGAATGACCAAGGAATCTATGTGTGCAGAGGAAGAATTCAAGGACATTATCCGGTGTATTTGCCACCCAGGGTAGTCTTATCAGAAAAAATGGTGCAAGACGCCCACATCTTGACGCTACACGGGGGAGTCGGCCTAACGATGGCGCATGTGAGACAAGAGTATTGGATTCCCCGTCTCCGGCAACTGGCGAAGAACGTGGTTAACCACTGCTATGGGTGTAAGAAGTTCCATGTGACAAAGCTCCAAAATCCACCGCCTGGAAACTTACCAGTGGATCGTACAGAGGGGACATTTCCGTTCCAAGTAGTAGGGGTGGACTACGCCGGGCCCATAACTTACAAGATTTCGAAGAAGAAAGAAGGCAAGGCATACATTTTACTGTTCGCATGCAGTCTAACGAGAGCGGTCCATTTAGAGTTACTAACTGACCAGACCACTGCTGGTTTCATCAGGTGTTTGAAACATTTCATTGCGAGACGGGGGAGGCCTACGAAGATTTATTCGGACAATGGAAGAAGTTTTGTGGCTGCATCCAGGTGGCTCAAGAGTGTTATGAGGGAGGAGAAATTGCAAGACTATCTGACCCACCACAACATCCTTTGGCAGTTTAACCTCGCCAGAGCCCCATGGTGGGGCGGTCAATTTGAACGGTTGGTTGGAGTTGTGAAACAGTCATTTTACAAATCTATGGGACGAGCGTACCTGACATTCGGAGAGCTTGAAGAAGTTGTGCTTGAGGTGGAGGTGGCCGTCAATAACCGCCCGTTATCCTATGTTGAAGATGATGTTGAACTTCCGGTGCTAACACCAAACGTCATGATGCACGGGCTACCTAACCTCCTGCCAGAGGAGGATGCAGAGTCAGTGGAGGATGTGGAGCTACGTAAGAGGACAAGATACCTCCGTCGCTGCAAGGACATTCTGTGGTCAAGGTGGACTACAGAATACATCAGAAGTTTGAGGGAGAGACACAATCTCAAACACAAGACCAAGGTGCTGACACTGAAAGTTGGAGATGTGGTGCTAATTCAGAGTGAGGAGCGCAACCGTGGAAAGTGGAACATTGGAGTTGTAGTGAAACTCATCAAGGGGCGTGACGGCATCGTCCGAGCAGCGAGGTTGAGAGCGGGGAAGTCCTACTTGGAGCGAGCAATCCAACAGCTATGTCCAATGGAGCTGTCGTGCGACGTACGGGACACACAGTTGAGAAATTCGGTGCAGCTTAATCCTCGAGCCAGAGAGTTCACCCCTAGGCGGGCTGCTGTAGCTGCAGCGAAGCGGATCAGAGAGATTGCAGAGCAAGAGAACAAGTGAACAGACCCAGGGACGAGTGGGGTCATAATCTGTTAGAACTGTTAAATCTGTTAGAACTGTTAAGCCCATGGAGCCGTATGTTCGATTTGCTCCTCTTGCGAGAACTGATTCAGTGACTTGCGGAGTCACGAACTATTAGAACTCTTTAAAACTGTTGCTGTTATATAAGCATGGAGCTGTGTGATTATATTTGCTCCACTTGCGTGTATCAAAAAGGGGGAGAGTGTCGGACCCGAAATGGGGTTCCTGTGGTGCGTGTGTGACGTAAGCCGAACCGGTCAGGACCGGTTTTGGCACTAGAACACGAGGAGAAAGAGAGCGAGCGATCTTGTGAGTACGAGCGAGTTTATCAAACGAGAAACgaataaattttgttgaaatcatCGCAACAATTTTGTCAGGCACAGGAATCATAACCCTGGTTTTAAAGGCTTTATGAAATCATTTGAGGAATCATAACC
The sequence above is a segment of the Porites lutea chromosome 3, jaPorLute2.1, whole genome shotgun sequence genome. Coding sequences within it:
- the LOC140931906 gene encoding uncharacterized protein, with the translated sequence MSAEGEIKTMQEKIQGKLKMLEFTAGDTAKVIETGDLKTIERHGSALEHVIDKTHQLKLEVQELRIESGNDPVEVRLWTETVESQISKFEGILKEVEYVAASIRSIEEEKREEEKRKRNLEEKIQLEKAKHEAQASLEKTAKASTEESGNLSNVGAKLPKLEITKFQGTFLDWMRFWNQFETEIDKAKLTQVAKFSYLKELLVPSVRASIDGLPFTTEGYERAKAILKTKYGKPSEVANAHMQCIIGLSTVHGGHPAKIHDFYEKLTSHTQVLETMGKVNEIGGFVRATLDKLPGIRADLVRLDDNWQEWGFAELIESLRKWCDRNPIVSENLKPEPPKPDLRSRYPPNRDPRNRFQARKNPAYQTKDESAKVGRNCIYCNGEDHSSTQCKKVPGLHQRRQILSDKKLCFNCTGTRHQARECHSKYTCQHCGGRHHTSICDRLPSNSQMMLATGEGSVIYPVVVVFVDGIKCRALLDTGAGSTYASAALIERLNKRPTHIEHRQIDMMLCSTVQKVQGYSVTVKSVDGKFEMMTKINKVDKGVLLTVPNPNYGELISKYRHLQGVVMDDDDKKSELPIHVILGASEYSRIKTETKPRIGQPSEPIAEFTMLGWTMMSTGREAALSNVYLTKTSAADYEQLCSLDVLGLADRPEADQQNVFAEFSEQLNRSDEGWYESGLLWKPGHDHLQSNERGSIRRLQGLVRKLQREPGLIDKYDEIIQEQLTEGIVERVVDEPNERVFYIPHKPVKKETAVTTKLKIVFDASAKPSEDSPSLNECLETGPPLQNLLWNVLVRNRLKPVALAADIKQAFLQVRIRPEDRDALRFHWLKNKDPSVIEALRFTRVLFGLVQSPFLLAGTLKLHLQSLREKYPVEVDEILRSLYVDDVITGGNTKEEVQDLKKTIISVFGDAKFTMHKWNSNEPQLESENVVPVHEPQLDGENGVPVDEQQSYAKQQLGVKEGESKILGLPWNKREDTIAVTFPEEPVDNTKRGMLRFLAAVYDPLGVASPTTLVGKLLYREVCDSRLPWDEKLSDRIGQEWLKFVRSLPNKVEVLRNIPRFKEPIEGVQLHVFGDTSGVGTSAAVYAVITQASGVSKGLIAAKSRLAKKNLTIPRLELVSAHMAANLVENVRVVLEGYPIKSVHGWSDSTVALHWIKGGGTYKQFVANRVRKINDKDYIEWRHVDSKHNPADIGSRGCKADQLCNVWLPGPQWLSKPEEWPGDVVTEPNKETEAEAKLTKEVFAVAVEARDDFDEVLERHTFWRTIRISAWVMRFLQNCRSKKWNRVSGPLTTAETEIQVKWWIRREQQRHSVTDKFLEDQERLNLQKNDQGIYVCRGRIQGHYPVYLPPRVVLSEKMVQDAHILTLHGGVGLTMAHVRQEYWIPRLRQLAKNVVNHCYGCKKFHVTKLQNPPPGNLPVDRTEGTFPFQVVGVDYAGPITYKISKKKEGKAYILLFACSLTRAVHLELLTDQTTAGFIRCLKHFIARRGRPTKIYSDNGRSFVAASRWLKSVMREEKLQDYLTHHNILWQFNLARAPWWGGQFERLVGVVKQSFYKSMGRAYLTFGELEEVVLEVEVAVNNRPLSYVEDDVELPVLTPNVMMHGLPNLLPEEDAESVEDVELRKRTRYLRRCKDILWSRWTTEYIRSLRERHNLKHKTKVLTLKVGDVVLIQSEERNRGKWNIGVVVKLIKGRDGIVRAARLRAGKSYLERAIQQLCPMELSCDVRDTQLRNSVQLNPRAREFTPRRAAVAAAKRIREIAEQENK